In Formosa haliotis, the sequence TGGGAAAGTAGTTAAAGAGCGTCAAGCCGATTATTACCGAGTACTAACTAAAACCGATGATAATGTATGGAAAATGGAACGCTTTTCTATGTCGGGTGCATTACAAACAGAAGGGTATGCTTTAAAAAAGAATGGTAAAGAGAAAGTTGGCGAGTATAAAACATACTATGCTTCTGGAGAATTACGAGAAAAGAGAGTGTTCGACTCCGATGTTTTAATGGAATTTGAGTCGTATTATAAATCAGCTAACTTGAAGCGCAAAAGTATTTATGAGCATGGAGACCTTGTTACTTTAAAAGATTATTATGACTCCGGACAACTTAAAAATGATGTTTTATATTCGGGAGAAGAACAAAATAGAGCGCTTAAGGCAAAATCTTATTATGAGTCCGGTGCTTTAAAAAGAGACGATCAATATCTTGTTCAGGAAGGGAATAATACGAAAACATATAAGCTGATAAAAGGTGTTTGCTTTTCAGAAGAAGGCGCTGCGATACCTCATACTACATTTATGCGTTATCCTGAATTTGTAGGAGGAAAAGAGGTTATGAATATGTATATAAAAGCAAATTTTAAACAGCCAAAAAAGGTTAAAAAACAAGAAATAAAGGGAACAGTAATTGTAAGATTTGTAGTGGGTAAAAATGGGGCGATTAAAAGAGCTAAAGTTATAAAATCGCTTAGTGTCGACTTAGATAAAGAAGCACTACGCGTTGTAAACAATATGCCAAATTGGACTCCGGGAATGGAATATGGCGAGATAACTGATATGACGTTTCAATTACCAATGGTTCTTCATTAAAACAATTAGCCCAGCTAAACTTTCTTACACAATTTAATAATGACTTCAAAAATGCATACACCCGAAATACAAAGTGTTTGTCCGTCTAACACACAGGAATGGCGAATTTGGTTAGAGAAAAACCATAAAACAAGCGATGCCGTTTGGGTTATTATGTATAAGAAAAAAACCGAAATACCTTCTATTACATGGAGCGAAGCCGTAGATGAAGCACTCTGCTTTGGCTGGATTGATAGTACAAAACGTGCGATTGATGACGAAAAATACATGCAATATTTTGGAAAGCGAAAAGCAAAAACTACCTGGTCTAAAATCAATAAAATAAAGGTTGAAAATTTAATAGCTCAGAATTTGATGTTCGAAGCTGGTCTTGAAAGTATCGAAATTGCTAAACAAAATGGCTCTTGGTCTATTCTAGATACTGTTGAAGCGCTAATCGTTCCGG encodes:
- a CDS encoding energy transducer TonB gives rise to the protein MKSKLFYILVLFSQLFYAQEKVYFSASGKVVKERQADYYRVLTKTDDNVWKMERFSMSGALQTEGYALKKNGKEKVGEYKTYYASGELREKRVFDSDVLMEFESYYKSANLKRKSIYEHGDLVTLKDYYDSGQLKNDVLYSGEEQNRALKAKSYYESGALKRDDQYLVQEGNNTKTYKLIKGVCFSEEGAAIPHTTFMRYPEFVGGKEVMNMYIKANFKQPKKVKKQEIKGTVIVRFVVGKNGAIKRAKVIKSLSVDLDKEALRVVNNMPNWTPGMEYGEITDMTFQLPMVLH
- a CDS encoding YdeI/OmpD-associated family protein — protein: MTSKMHTPEIQSVCPSNTQEWRIWLEKNHKTSDAVWVIMYKKKTEIPSITWSEAVDEALCFGWIDSTKRAIDDEKYMQYFGKRKAKTTWSKINKIKVENLIAQNLMFEAGLESIEIAKQNGSWSILDTVEALIVPDDLEQELSKYPNAKDFFLSLSKSAKKGILHWIFMAKRPETREKRIKEIALQASKGKKPKPF